A section of the Acropora muricata isolate sample 2 chromosome 4, ASM3666990v1, whole genome shotgun sequence genome encodes:
- the LOC136914925 gene encoding uncharacterized protein, producing the protein MLGSTAAKRVRLTVEIPEHQQDAILKLLVQQETCEVVSIRRVQSGADRKRFAVPREDEPTPPTPVRLFPRKKTSGEVPPPAEQQPTVESGEEEDIDVRACTFCLQTPCISLSAFKPMGRGAARITNHTKRRNNYKWFWRTLKDCGLWENPTYLARKQDLGCMIDDVREVMPHCVIKDVRNRWPNPPHVPYQGHRRS; encoded by the exons ATGCTTGGATCTACTGCTGCAAAACGAGTGAGG TTAACTGTTGAGATACCGGAGCATCAACAGGATGCTATTCTAAAACTTCTTGTGCAGCAAGAAACCTGTGAAGTGGTTTCCATAAGAAGAGTACAATCTGGAGCAG ACCGCAAACGTTTTGCCGTGCCGCGAGAAGATGAACCTACGCCACCAACACCTGTGCGTCTCTTCCCACGTAAGAAGACGTCGGGCGAAGTCCCGCCTCCAGCAGAACAGCAGCCTACAGTTGAATCTGGCGAAGAAGAAGACATCGATGTTCGGGCGTGTACTTTCTGCCTGCAGACGCCGTGTATCAGCCTTTCGGCATTCAAGCCGATGGGTCGCGGCGCGGCAAGGATAACGAATCACACCAAACGCCGCAATAATTACAAGTGGTTCTGGAGAACTCTGAAAGACTGTGGGCTGTGGGAAAACCCCACCTACCTTGCGAGGAAACAAGACCTCGGGTGTATGATTGATGACGTTAGAGAAGTTATGCCGCACTGCGTTATAAAGGACGTTCGCAATCGATGGCCAAATCCTCCTCATGTACCTTACCAAGGCCATCGGCGTTCGTAA